A portion of the candidate division KSB1 bacterium genome contains these proteins:
- a CDS encoding tetratricopeptide repeat protein, whose product MVSRTRSAVVTRLLACLSLTLLLTSACAYYNTFYNAKQFYKKGEDQRLKRRAEKPTQAEIEAYRKAAEKAGKVIQNYPKSRYVDDAILLMGKAFYWQEQIGSAQRKFEELLTYFPDSELAPEARLWLARCLLAQNEFAQAEETLNALLAESRTRGHVRDEAFYYLGELQYARGRYRDAIQAYSQAARRISDPELRTRCFFRLGESATHERDYALAADSYRRAAASTRTVEQRFDALLKYGLSLKEQGRYDQAIRVFERILRDGSMNRFWPDAKYQIADAAYAKGEVDYALRWLQSIVQEHPRTDAAANAHFLLGRLYLERYADYKTAKDHFDQVRSASSRAEVVPQAVALSQDLDQLLRLRELVSEQEKQLARGRRGMVQVGERRRYQEGELWWVPDTTLSRRDSLLIFARLDTLVRRGVDLDSAAWTLIRQDTLLYWIFPPDSMVTLYQRWSRDDSVWAAIERIQQEWEQMTVAERRALAAARAAAQQKQQQAVIEAATPENVAKNKLKLGELFLFRFGKPDTALAYYMDIVQKYPDAPVAPQALYSIAYILETIRKDTVTADSVLSRLITRYPESPQAKQARRELGLAVAPSGPNGARALFLKAESLLWDRGDPRAALDSLAELVARYPDNELAPKALYAAGWICENVLGANERAAQIYQLLLDQYPNTPYAKRVRPVIEEFRHAQEQARRADQMSQAGQPAEKAPAPREPARSTFPDTAEAVPAPPTASSSSVPQVAELVDEPPEPIGGVQAVQANLQIPPQAQNSVLPGTVIVEVLVDEVGAVRDVRFTPPLRNEALEFAALSAIRNTRWKPATYQNQPVAAWTQIALDFLKARR is encoded by the coding sequence ATGGTGTCGAGAACGCGATCAGCAGTAGTTACAAGGCTCCTGGCCTGTCTTTCGCTGACGCTCCTGCTGACCAGCGCCTGCGCCTACTACAACACCTTCTACAACGCCAAGCAGTTCTACAAGAAGGGGGAAGACCAGCGCCTCAAGCGGCGGGCCGAAAAACCCACCCAGGCCGAGATCGAAGCCTATCGCAAGGCGGCCGAAAAGGCGGGGAAAGTCATCCAGAACTACCCCAAGAGCCGCTATGTGGACGACGCGATCCTCCTAATGGGAAAGGCATTCTATTGGCAGGAGCAGATCGGCTCGGCGCAGAGGAAGTTCGAAGAGCTTCTCACCTATTTCCCGGATAGCGAGCTGGCGCCCGAAGCGCGGTTGTGGCTGGCGCGCTGCCTCCTGGCCCAGAACGAATTTGCTCAGGCGGAGGAGACGCTAAACGCGCTGCTGGCCGAGAGCCGGACGCGGGGGCATGTGCGCGACGAAGCGTTCTATTATCTGGGGGAGCTCCAATACGCGCGTGGTCGCTACCGCGATGCCATCCAGGCCTACAGCCAGGCGGCGCGACGCATCTCGGACCCGGAGCTGAGGACGCGGTGCTTCTTCCGCCTCGGAGAATCCGCCACCCACGAGAGAGATTACGCGCTGGCCGCTGATAGCTACCGGAGGGCCGCCGCCTCTACCCGAACCGTGGAGCAACGATTCGACGCGCTGCTCAAGTACGGCCTATCCCTCAAGGAGCAGGGCAGGTACGATCAGGCCATCCGGGTCTTCGAGCGGATCCTTCGCGACGGGTCGATGAACCGTTTCTGGCCCGACGCCAAGTACCAGATCGCCGACGCGGCATACGCGAAAGGGGAAGTGGATTACGCCCTCCGCTGGCTGCAGAGCATCGTCCAGGAACACCCCCGAACGGATGCCGCCGCCAATGCCCACTTCCTCTTAGGCCGACTTTACCTCGAGCGCTACGCTGACTACAAAACCGCCAAGGACCACTTTGACCAGGTGCGCAGCGCCTCCTCCCGGGCGGAGGTTGTACCGCAAGCGGTGGCCCTTTCGCAGGACCTCGACCAGCTTTTGAGGTTGCGCGAACTGGTGTCGGAACAGGAAAAGCAGCTGGCGCGCGGCCGCCGGGGGATGGTCCAGGTGGGAGAGCGCCGCCGTTACCAGGAGGGCGAGCTCTGGTGGGTGCCCGATACCACCCTCTCGCGTCGCGACTCCCTCCTGATCTTCGCCCGCCTCGATACCCTCGTCCGCCGCGGGGTCGATCTCGACAGCGCCGCCTGGACCCTTATCCGACAGGATACGCTGCTGTACTGGATTTTCCCGCCGGACAGCATGGTCACCCTCTACCAGCGCTGGTCCCGTGACGATTCTGTCTGGGCGGCCATTGAAAGGATCCAGCAAGAGTGGGAACAGATGACGGTGGCCGAACGGCGCGCCCTTGCCGCTGCGCGCGCCGCTGCCCAACAAAAGCAACAGCAAGCGGTAATCGAGGCGGCCACGCCCGAAAACGTGGCCAAGAATAAATTGAAGCTTGGAGAGCTCTTCCTCTTCCGCTTCGGCAAGCCTGACACGGCGCTGGCTTACTACATGGACATCGTCCAGAAGTATCCGGACGCACCCGTGGCCCCCCAGGCCCTCTACTCCATCGCCTACATCCTGGAGACGATCCGGAAGGATACGGTGACGGCGGACTCCGTTCTCTCGCGATTGATCACGCGTTATCCCGAGAGTCCGCAGGCCAAGCAGGCCCGGCGCGAGCTGGGGCTGGCCGTGGCACCCAGCGGGCCCAACGGAGCGCGGGCTCTCTTCCTCAAGGCGGAGAGCCTGCTCTGGGACCGGGGCGATCCCCGAGCCGCGTTAGACTCCCTGGCAGAGCTGGTCGCCCGCTACCCCGACAACGAGCTGGCGCCGAAAGCCCTCTACGCGGCCGGCTGGATTTGCGAGAACGTGCTCGGCGCCAACGAACGAGCCGCTCAGATTTACCAGCTCCTCCTGGACCAGTACCCGAACACCCCCTACGCCAAGCGCGTCCGCCCCGTGATCGAAGAATTTCGCCATGCTCAGGAGCAGGCACGGCGTGCGGACCAAATGTCCCAGGCCGGCCAGCCCGCGGAAAAGGCCCCTGCGCCGAGGGAGCCGGCGAGGTCCACCTTTCCCGACACCGCCGAGGCGGTCCCCGCGCCTCCGACGGCCTCCTCGAGCTCCGTACCGCAGGTGGCGGAGCTCGTTGACGAGCCCCCCGAACCGATCGGCGGGGTCCAGGCGGTACAGGCCAATCTCCAGATCCCCCCACAGGCGCAAAACTCCGTCCTCCCGGGCACTGTGATCGTCGAGGTGCTTGTGGACGAGGTAGGGGCTGTGCGGGACGTGCGGTTCACTCCCCCGCTGCGAAACGAGGCGCTGGAGTTCGCCGCTCTTAGCGCCATCCGCAATACGCGGTGGAAACCGGCCACGTACCAAAATCAGCCCGTAGCCGCCTGGACCCAAATCGCTCTCGATTTCCTCAAAGCGCGACGCTGA
- a CDS encoding L-lactate dehydrogenase, with the protein MARRVVVIGAGAVGSTYAYALLQSGVSEEIVLVDQNRELALGQAMDLAHGLAFVPAARVRAGEMADLADADLVVVTAGAKQKPGQTRLDLLRTNEAVMDSIADALLKHCPGPVPVIVVTNPVDIMTYVLLERTGWPRNLVFGSGTVLDSARFRYLLSSHCGINPQNVHAYVLGEHGDSEVLAWSLTHVAGIPIEQYCPQCFRCPEGWEGMRERLSEAVRNSAYHIIDYKGATWFAVSLALVRITQSVLRNERSVLTVSVRLEGEYGLREVALSVPCVVSARGAEEIIQVKLSPEEERALHNSAAILQAGLRELGLLA; encoded by the coding sequence ATGGCTCGGCGCGTGGTGGTGATTGGGGCGGGGGCCGTGGGAAGTACCTACGCCTACGCGCTCCTGCAGTCGGGGGTGAGCGAAGAGATCGTGCTCGTGGACCAGAACCGCGAGCTGGCTCTGGGCCAGGCCATGGACTTGGCGCACGGACTTGCCTTCGTCCCGGCAGCGAGAGTTCGGGCGGGGGAGATGGCTGATCTGGCCGACGCCGATCTCGTGGTCGTGACAGCGGGGGCAAAGCAAAAGCCAGGGCAGACGCGCCTGGACCTCCTGCGAACCAATGAAGCCGTAATGGATTCCATCGCCGATGCTCTCCTCAAGCACTGCCCCGGGCCCGTTCCTGTAATTGTCGTGACCAATCCCGTGGACATTATGACGTACGTCTTGCTTGAGCGAACGGGCTGGCCTCGCAACCTCGTGTTTGGTTCGGGCACCGTACTGGACAGTGCCCGCTTTCGCTACTTGCTCAGCAGCCACTGCGGGATCAATCCGCAGAACGTGCACGCGTACGTCCTCGGGGAACACGGCGACAGCGAGGTGCTGGCCTGGTCTCTGACCCACGTGGCGGGTATTCCCATTGAGCAGTACTGCCCCCAGTGCTTCCGCTGCCCGGAAGGGTGGGAGGGGATGCGGGAGCGCCTCAGCGAGGCTGTCCGGAACTCCGCCTACCACATCATCGACTACAAGGGGGCGACGTGGTTCGCCGTGTCTCTTGCGTTGGTGCGAATCACCCAATCCGTTCTCCGCAACGAGCGTTCCGTTCTGACCGTGTCCGTTAGATTGGAGGGCGAATACGGACTCCGAGAGGTTGCGCTCAGCGTGCCTTGTGTGGTCAGCGCCCGCGGAGCCGAGGAGATCATCCAGGTGAAGCTCAGCCCAGAGGAGGAGCGAGCTCTGCACAACTCGGCGGCGATCCTGCAAGCGGGGCTAAGGGAGCTGGGACTCCTCGCCTGA
- a CDS encoding sulfide-dependent adenosine diphosphate thiazole synthase — MAELDERVVTQAIVDRFFEKLRANLDLDVAIAGCGPSGLVAAALLAEAGRHVALFERKLAVGGGMWGGGMLFNEIVVQKSALHLLDRFGIRYRHYRDDYYTADSVEAISTLTAAAVRAGATIFNAVSVEDVVMRPDRVIGLVINWSAVEIAGLHVDPLAIHARFVVDATGHDTEVVRVVCRKMPGRLNTPSGGIEGEKSMWTDRAESLTLENTREVFPGLYVAGMAANATFGGPRMGPIFGGMLLSGEKVARELLARLEKQA; from the coding sequence GACCGCTTCTTCGAGAAGCTGAGGGCTAATCTGGACCTGGACGTGGCCATTGCCGGCTGTGGCCCTTCGGGGCTGGTAGCGGCTGCGCTTCTGGCCGAAGCCGGAAGACACGTAGCCCTCTTCGAGCGCAAGCTGGCAGTGGGTGGCGGCATGTGGGGAGGGGGAATGCTGTTCAACGAGATCGTTGTTCAAAAAAGTGCTCTGCACCTGCTGGATCGTTTCGGGATCCGTTACCGGCACTATCGGGACGACTACTACACGGCGGACTCCGTAGAAGCCATCAGTACGCTTACCGCTGCCGCGGTACGGGCGGGGGCAACGATCTTCAATGCCGTTTCGGTGGAGGACGTGGTCATGCGTCCCGACCGGGTGATCGGGCTGGTGATCAACTGGTCTGCTGTGGAGATCGCCGGGCTGCACGTGGACCCGCTGGCCATTCACGCGCGCTTCGTCGTCGACGCCACCGGTCACGATACCGAAGTGGTGCGCGTGGTGTGCCGTAAGATGCCGGGAAGGCTGAACACCCCCTCGGGCGGCATCGAAGGCGAGAAATCGATGTGGACCGACAGGGCCGAATCCCTCACCCTCGAGAACACCCGGGAGGTGTTCCCCGGACTCTACGTGGCCGGAATGGCGGCTAATGCCACCTTCGGCGGACCGCGGATGGGTCCTATCTTCGGGGGAATGCTGCTGTCCGGAGAAAAGGTGGCGCGGGAGCTTCTCGCCAGACTCGAGAAACAAGCCTGA